In a single window of the Micromonospora sp. WMMD1155 genome:
- a CDS encoding MFS transporter gives MRHTAVTPEPTAARSHPVRASAGAVATTVACVLPVFLLGGLAVQMGTDLGFSPAGLGLAVSVYFGVSALASVPSGRLVERYGPALVARCGILLAAGSMLAVAAVARSYPVLVGLLALSAAANALGQLASNAALAQHVPARRQGLSFGVKQAAIPISTLLAGAAVPTIALTVGWRWAFVAAAVAAMTTLPAVPRAVPGPPRRAGAARAGRATAALVVVGAGATLAAAAANALGTFLVDSAAARGMSPGLAGLTLTLGSAVCVAARVGTGWLADRRATGHVALIAAMLVVGAAGLGLLALTGTVPLVVGVLLGFGLGWAWPGLMTFAVVRLHPQSPAAATSITQTGVYAGGCLGPLSMGPLAAHLGYSAMWTTAAVSMLLAAVLMLGGGRLLTRAAAAAASRGGDQLVRSAM, from the coding sequence ATGAGACACACCGCCGTCACCCCCGAGCCCACCGCCGCCCGATCCCACCCGGTCCGGGCCAGCGCCGGCGCGGTCGCCACCACCGTGGCCTGCGTACTCCCCGTGTTCCTGCTCGGTGGTCTCGCCGTGCAGATGGGCACCGACCTCGGCTTCTCCCCGGCCGGCCTCGGTCTGGCCGTATCCGTCTACTTCGGCGTCAGCGCGTTGGCCTCGGTGCCCTCCGGCCGCCTCGTCGAGCGGTACGGCCCGGCCCTGGTGGCCCGCTGCGGCATCCTGCTGGCCGCCGGGTCGATGCTGGCCGTGGCGGCTGTCGCCCGGTCGTACCCGGTGTTGGTCGGTCTGCTGGCCCTCAGCGCCGCCGCGAACGCCCTGGGTCAGTTGGCGAGCAACGCCGCGCTGGCTCAGCACGTGCCGGCCCGACGGCAGGGCCTGTCGTTCGGTGTCAAGCAGGCCGCGATCCCGATCTCCACCCTGCTGGCCGGCGCGGCGGTGCCCACCATCGCGCTCACCGTCGGCTGGCGGTGGGCGTTCGTGGCGGCAGCGGTGGCCGCGATGACGACGCTGCCCGCCGTACCCCGGGCGGTTCCTGGCCCGCCGCGACGAGCCGGCGCGGCGCGCGCCGGCCGGGCGACGGCGGCGCTGGTGGTGGTCGGCGCTGGGGCGACGTTGGCGGCGGCCGCAGCGAACGCGCTGGGCACCTTCCTGGTGGACTCCGCAGCCGCGCGGGGCATGTCGCCGGGCCTCGCCGGCCTGACCCTGACGCTGGGCAGCGCGGTCTGCGTCGCGGCCCGGGTGGGCACCGGCTGGCTCGCCGACCGCCGGGCCACCGGCCACGTCGCCCTCATCGCCGCGATGCTCGTCGTCGGCGCGGCCGGGCTGGGCCTGCTCGCGCTGACCGGCACGGTGCCGCTGGTGGTCGGCGTGCTGCTCGGTTTCGGTCTGGGTTGGGCCTGGCCGGGCCTGATGACCTTCGCGGTGGTCCGGCTCCATCCGCAGTCACCGGCCGCCGCCACCTCGATCACCCAGACCGGGGTGTACGCGGGGGGCTGTCTCGGCCCGCTGAGCATGGGCCCTCTCGCCGCCCACCTCGGCTACTCCGCCATGTGGACCACCGCGGCGGTGTCCATGCTGCTCGCCGCCGTCCTCATGCTCGGCGGCGGCCGCCTCCTGACCCGCGCCGCCGCCGCTGCCGCGAGCCGGGGCGGAGATCAGCTGGTGCGGTCGGCGATGTAG
- a CDS encoding IclR family transcriptional regulator C-terminal domain-containing protein: MRDPLAEPSDLIRSVSRALRVLESVGRAPKGLTVKQIARRCELTVATTYHLVRTLAYEGYVIRREDGTYIVGLEVADRYRELVTAFRGPPAVGETLRRAALDTGYSHYLGRFVGGQVALTAVAEGHRSPYLEDLVPGFDEGAHATALGKALLATLSVDQRHRYLREYGMRPFTTATLTTAETFEADLAAGDRRGMQLEMGQFRQGVACAAVLVAPEKDMERRVVLACALPASEMMTSARVVRAKLLTVARSVADGIASDT; this comes from the coding sequence GTGCGCGACCCCTTGGCAGAACCTTCGGACCTGATCCGCAGCGTGTCCCGAGCACTGCGGGTGCTGGAGTCGGTCGGTCGCGCCCCGAAGGGCCTGACCGTCAAGCAGATCGCCAGACGGTGCGAGTTGACCGTGGCCACCACCTACCACCTGGTCCGCACCCTCGCCTACGAGGGTTACGTGATCCGCCGGGAGGACGGCACGTACATCGTGGGGTTGGAGGTGGCCGACCGGTACCGGGAGCTGGTGACCGCGTTCCGGGGCCCTCCTGCGGTCGGTGAGACCCTCCGGCGGGCCGCCCTGGACACGGGCTACAGCCACTACCTCGGGCGTTTCGTCGGCGGCCAGGTGGCCCTCACGGCGGTCGCCGAGGGGCACCGCTCGCCCTACCTGGAGGATCTGGTCCCCGGCTTCGACGAGGGGGCCCACGCGACGGCCCTCGGCAAGGCGCTGCTCGCCACCCTCAGCGTCGACCAGCGCCACCGCTACCTGCGGGAGTACGGCATGCGCCCGTTCACCACCGCCACGCTGACCACCGCCGAGACGTTCGAGGCGGACCTGGCCGCCGGCGACCGGCGCGGTATGCAGTTGGAGATGGGGCAGTTCCGTCAGGGGGTGGCCTGCGCGGCGGTGCTCGTCGCGCCGGAGAAGGACATGGAACGCCGCGTCGTGCTGGCGTGCGCGTTGCCGGCCAGCGAGATGATGACCTCCGCCCGGGTGGTCCGCGCCAAGCTGCTCACCGTGGCCCGCAGCGTCGCCGACGGCATCGCGTCCGACACCTGA
- a CDS encoding PhoX family phosphatase has product MSDRPRLLPLLTGNRHGTRDAMTCLYRCGNACDHPVPNTSDNAYFGDVVNAEVSRRGVVRAGAVGALVLGFGGAAAGALAGAAPAVAAPTTPDVPEAFGFGRPGTGVGNGALTFKPIPPNKLDTLVVPNGYDHAVVIKWGDPVLPGAPEFDVHHQTAAAQSKQFGYNNDFVGVLPLDKQGKRALLVVNHEYTNEDLMFPGFPGLDGLSVEQLRTAMAAHGMSVVEVERVAGTGQWKPVGKGPRAYNRRVTALSTKFDLTGPAAGSAWLKTAADPKGRTVVGTLNNCAGGVTPWGTVLSGEENFNQYFVGADAAPAELKPKLDRYGISTAGRYPSGSRKWERADERFDLAKHPNEAHRFGWIVEIDPFDPESRPRKHTAMGRFKHEGANVIVAKDGRVVAYMGDDERFDYLYKFVSDQKFMKGNSWAARKHNLTLLESGTLYVAQLDQTSAAEIDGSGKLPVDGAFNGRGRWIKLVSGNRSFVDGMTAADVLTFTRLAGDKVGATKMDRPEDVEPSLLTGKVYVALTNNTNRGVGSNPKPDEANPRNANKHGQILELVEDRGDNTSETFAWSLPIVCGDPTDASTFFAGYDKTKVSPISCPDNVAFDATGNLWISTDGNALGSNDGLFATAVEGPERGHLKQFLTVPLGAETCGPFITGDNRSVFVAVQHPGEITGASVENPASTWPDGDYAKPGVVVTWRLDGGPVGS; this is encoded by the coding sequence ATGAGCGACCGCCCCCGGCTGCTCCCCCTGTTGACCGGCAACCGCCATGGCACCCGTGACGCCATGACCTGTCTGTACCGCTGCGGCAACGCCTGCGACCACCCGGTCCCGAACACCTCGGACAACGCGTACTTCGGTGACGTGGTGAACGCGGAGGTCTCGCGGCGCGGCGTGGTCCGGGCCGGCGCGGTCGGCGCCCTGGTCCTCGGGTTCGGCGGCGCGGCGGCGGGCGCGCTCGCCGGCGCGGCGCCCGCTGTGGCCGCCCCCACCACCCCGGACGTGCCGGAGGCGTTCGGCTTCGGCCGCCCCGGCACCGGTGTCGGCAACGGGGCGCTGACCTTCAAGCCGATTCCGCCGAACAAGCTGGACACCCTGGTCGTGCCGAACGGCTACGACCACGCCGTGGTGATCAAGTGGGGTGACCCGGTGCTGCCGGGCGCGCCCGAGTTCGACGTGCACCACCAGACCGCCGCCGCGCAGTCCAAGCAGTTCGGTTACAACAACGACTTCGTGGGTGTGCTGCCGCTGGACAAGCAGGGCAAGCGGGCGCTGCTCGTGGTCAACCACGAGTACACCAACGAGGACCTGATGTTCCCGGGCTTCCCCGGCCTGGACGGGCTCTCCGTGGAGCAGTTGCGCACCGCCATGGCCGCGCACGGCATGTCCGTCGTGGAGGTGGAGCGGGTCGCGGGCACCGGGCAGTGGAAGCCGGTCGGCAAGGGCCCGCGCGCGTACAACCGGCGGGTCACCGCGCTGAGCACCAAGTTCGACCTGACCGGCCCCGCCGCCGGCTCGGCCTGGCTGAAGACCGCCGCCGATCCCAAGGGTCGTACGGTCGTCGGCACGCTGAACAACTGCGCCGGTGGCGTGACCCCGTGGGGCACCGTGCTGTCCGGCGAGGAGAACTTCAACCAGTACTTCGTCGGGGCCGACGCCGCCCCGGCCGAGCTCAAGCCGAAGCTGGACCGCTACGGCATCAGCACCGCCGGCCGGTACCCCAGCGGCAGCCGCAAGTGGGAGCGCGCCGACGAGCGTTTCGACCTGGCGAAGCACCCGAACGAGGCGCACCGGTTCGGCTGGATCGTCGAGATCGACCCGTTCGACCCGGAGAGCCGCCCGCGCAAGCACACCGCGATGGGCCGGTTCAAGCACGAGGGCGCGAACGTGATCGTGGCCAAGGACGGCCGCGTGGTCGCGTACATGGGCGACGACGAGCGGTTCGACTACCTCTACAAGTTCGTCTCGGACCAGAAGTTCATGAAGGGCAACTCCTGGGCTGCCCGCAAGCACAACCTGACCCTGCTGGAGTCGGGCACGCTCTACGTGGCGCAGCTCGACCAGACCAGCGCGGCCGAGATCGACGGCTCGGGCAAGCTGCCCGTCGACGGCGCGTTCAACGGCCGGGGTCGCTGGATCAAGCTGGTCAGCGGCAACCGCTCGTTCGTCGACGGGATGACCGCCGCGGACGTGCTCACCTTCACCCGGCTCGCCGGTGACAAGGTCGGCGCGACCAAGATGGACCGTCCCGAGGACGTCGAGCCGAGCCTGCTCACCGGCAAGGTGTACGTGGCGCTGACCAACAACACGAACCGTGGCGTCGGCAGCAACCCGAAGCCGGACGAGGCGAACCCGCGCAACGCCAACAAGCACGGGCAGATCCTGGAGCTGGTGGAGGACCGCGGCGACAACACCTCGGAGACCTTCGCCTGGTCGCTGCCGATCGTCTGCGGCGACCCGACCGACGCGTCGACGTTCTTCGCGGGGTACGACAAGACCAAGGTGTCCCCGATCTCCTGCCCGGACAACGTCGCCTTCGACGCCACCGGCAACCTGTGGATCTCCACCGACGGCAACGCGTTGGGCAGCAACGACGGCCTGTTCGCGACGGCTGTGGAGGGCCCGGAGCGGGGTCACCTCAAGCAGTTCCTGACCGTGCCGCTGGGCGCGGAGACCTGCGGCCCGTTCATCACCGGTGACAACCGGTCGGTGTTCGTCGCGGTGCAGCACCCGGGCGAGATCACCGGCGCCTCGGTGGAGAACCCGGCCTCGACCTGGCCGGACGGCGACTACGCCAAGCCGGGTGTGGTGGTCACCTGGCGCCTCGACGGCGGCCCGGTGGGCAGCTGA
- a CDS encoding polyprenyl synthetase family protein, with protein MVDSVVNPAGERSGASGSGGRRGRASTSQFGAIGLNLADPRVEASVLAVLDTVEVELRASVASADPFVTEAARHLLEAGGKRFRPLLVALGAQFGDPTGPQVVPAAVVMELTHLATLYHDDVMDEAVVRRGAASANSRWTNSLAILVGDYLFARAADIAADLGPEAVRLQARTFARLVHGQIAETVGPRAGDDPVTHYLNVIADKTGSLIATSIRFGGMFGGAAPEHVEALAGYGETIGVAFQLTDDLLDIASESVQSGKTPGTDLREGVPTLPVLYARQSDDADASSVRLREILATGPLTDDALHAEALGLLRESPALKRARETVRSYAEDARASLAPLPAGPSRQALESLCDYIADRTS; from the coding sequence ATGGTTGATAGCGTGGTGAATCCGGCGGGTGAGCGTTCAGGTGCCTCCGGCTCCGGCGGTCGGCGGGGTCGGGCGAGCACGAGTCAGTTCGGCGCGATCGGGCTCAACCTTGCCGATCCGCGGGTCGAGGCGTCCGTGCTGGCTGTGCTGGACACGGTCGAGGTCGAGTTGCGGGCCAGTGTGGCCAGCGCCGACCCGTTCGTCACCGAGGCCGCCCGGCATCTCCTGGAGGCCGGTGGGAAGCGTTTCCGGCCGCTCCTGGTGGCGCTCGGCGCCCAGTTCGGTGACCCGACCGGCCCGCAGGTGGTCCCGGCTGCCGTGGTGATGGAGCTCACTCACCTCGCCACCCTCTACCACGACGACGTGATGGACGAGGCTGTCGTCCGCCGGGGCGCGGCGAGCGCGAACTCCCGGTGGACCAACTCGCTCGCGATCCTGGTCGGCGACTATCTCTTCGCCCGCGCGGCGGACATCGCCGCCGACCTGGGCCCCGAGGCCGTCCGGTTGCAGGCGCGCACGTTCGCCCGGCTGGTGCACGGCCAGATCGCGGAGACGGTGGGGCCGCGTGCCGGGGACGATCCGGTGACCCACTACCTGAACGTGATCGCCGACAAGACCGGTTCGCTGATCGCCACGTCGATCCGGTTCGGCGGCATGTTCGGTGGCGCCGCCCCCGAGCACGTCGAGGCCCTCGCCGGGTACGGCGAGACGATCGGTGTCGCCTTCCAGCTCACCGACGACCTGCTCGACATCGCCTCGGAGTCGGTGCAGTCGGGCAAGACGCCCGGCACCGACCTGCGCGAGGGGGTCCCGACGCTGCCGGTGCTCTACGCCCGCCAGTCGGACGACGCGGACGCGTCCTCGGTGCGTCTGCGGGAGATCCTGGCGACCGGGCCGCTGACCGACGACGCGCTGCACGCCGAGGCGTTGGGGCTGCTCCGGGAGAGCCCGGCGCTCAAGCGTGCCCGGGAGACCGTGCGCAGTTACGCCGAAGACGCCCGCGCGAGCCTGGCTCCCCTTCCGGCGGGCCCGTCCCGGCAGGCGCTCGAATCGCTCTGCGACTACATCGCCGACCGCACCAGCTGA